In Thermotomaculum hydrothermale, a single genomic region encodes these proteins:
- a CDS encoding class I fructose-bisphosphate aldolase — protein MALLDYEKILGEKETRDLLEHKCKTIPKEMIHAPGPDFVDRIFIQSDRKPSVLVNLQRLYNTGRLAGTGYLSILPVDQGIEHSAGASFAPNPIYFDPENIIKLAIEGGCNAVATTLGVLGSVARKYTHKIPFVLKINHNELLTYPNKYDQILFASIDQAFDMGCAAVGATIYFGSPESSRQIQEISRAFEYAHSLGMATILWCYLRNPAFKKDGKDYHVAADLTNQANHLGATIEADIVKQKQAENNGGFVAINFGKTNKLVYEKLTSDHPIDLTRYQVAGCYMGRIGLINSGGPSGENDLAQAVKTAIINKRAGGMGLISGRKAFQKPMDEGVKLLNAIQDVFLDKDITLA, from the coding sequence ATGGCATTACTTGATTACGAAAAGATTTTAGGGGAAAAGGAAACCCGTGATTTGCTTGAACACAAGTGTAAGACAATTCCGAAGGAAATGATTCATGCACCTGGTCCAGATTTTGTTGACAGAATTTTTATTCAAAGTGACAGGAAACCTTCTGTTTTAGTTAATTTACAGAGGCTTTACAATACTGGAAGGCTTGCAGGAACAGGGTATTTGTCAATTCTTCCTGTTGACCAGGGGATTGAGCATTCTGCCGGGGCATCTTTTGCACCTAACCCTATTTACTTTGACCCTGAAAATATTATTAAACTTGCAATTGAAGGTGGATGCAACGCTGTTGCAACAACTTTAGGGGTTTTAGGTTCTGTTGCGAGAAAGTATACCCACAAAATTCCATTTGTTTTAAAGATTAACCACAATGAGTTGTTAACCTATCCAAACAAGTATGACCAGATACTTTTTGCGTCCATTGATCAGGCTTTTGATATGGGTTGTGCAGCTGTTGGTGCAACCATTTACTTTGGTTCTCCCGAGTCTTCAAGGCAGATTCAGGAGATTTCAAGGGCTTTTGAGTATGCTCATTCTTTGGGTATGGCAACTATTCTCTGGTGTTATTTGAGAAACCCTGCTTTCAAGAAAGATGGGAAGGATTACCATGTTGCAGCTGATTTAACAAATCAGGCAAACCACCTTGGTGCAACAATTGAGGCTGACATAGTTAAGCAGAAACAGGCTGAAAATAACGGTGGTTTTGTGGCTATAAACTTTGGTAAAACAAACAAGCTTGTCTATGAAAAACTGACAAGTGACCATCCAATTGATTTAACAAGGTATCAGGTTGCAGGTTGCTATATGGGAAGGATTGGCCTTATAAATTCAGGTGGGCCGTCAGGGGAAAATGACCTTGCTCAGGCTGTAAAAACAGCAATTATAAACAAGAGGGCAGGGGGAATGGGTCTTATCTCTGGTAGAAAGGCA